The Sebastes umbrosus isolate fSebUmb1 chromosome 10, fSebUmb1.pri, whole genome shotgun sequence nucleotide sequence cacttttttttataatttttataatcTCTGAACAGTACACTTTTCTGGGCGTTAGCAGTACATTTATTCGTTATTGAAATTTAAATGCCAGTCAATTATTTGACCACCAGTGGTACTTGGAAATAGGTTCAGAGTGGGACTTCCTCACTATTGTATTCCTGGGTTCTTTGCTTCTTGTACGTCTGCGTTTAACCACCAGATGGAGATCACAGCTCACTAGTACCATAATGAAGTACTCATGAACATGTTaccatcatggatgtattaaggttACCATCCATTATTACCATACATGATGACCGGTCCAGTAATGacaaatgcaaataaaatatcataagaaaatatatacGAATTGACTGAATCCCCACTCccatataattataatataataaacatataactgacaataacctgatattttcaggtggaatttcatttcattctcactgtgcaaatatcattttccacttgtgcattTTGTTAATAgtatgtttattgtcaatactgtatatactgctcctagaaacatgttttatttatcaaaaagaaaacaactggACCTATAAAAGAATAATCACAATTTAAACCtgcaaattccataataacctctcagcatattgtgattcaagtattctgagagaagactagacttctgcacctcctcatggctctgttttcaggctttacaaaatctagcccgtgatgggagactttggccaatcacaggtcatttcagagagagagagcgttcctattggctgttcattcagcggaggcagctgtcaatcactcacaaactccgatcagatggtaggcagcgctgattaaatatgaatcaatactctTTTACTGTGATGACtaacacaatattgattaatatttgatcagcgctgcctagtttgaccgttagACTGGagttgcgagtgattgacagcagcccagagacggcaggctccagctcggctgattggttgttttcttccggtctgtgaaatctttcagataccattaggagcaccggaggacaccttattttattttgatttataaaaataaccatttttaatcatatttgctcctatTCTACCTACCTCAGCTTGAAGGTCAAATGTTACACTGAGGTATAAAACAGTATAGCGACTGCAGTTATTTCTATTCCTAATATCAGAAAAtctttagttaaaaaaaaatggcaggCTCTGCAAAGCTTAACGTCACTGTATAATGTAAAGAATACCAGGTCAATACTGTGGATGTGGATATAATCTGAAATGCTCTAAGGCACATTTACgtgaatatattaaaataaaataatatagcGTTAGTTGTGAGACATAAATTGCCAATTCAAACTGCTTTTGTTTCACTGAGTTATCATACCTTTATTGGTCAAGtatgtttgtttaaaacaaGCACGTTGTTTTCACATTcttgacatcatcatcattcatgaAAGGTGTTCAACCTCAGCAGACATGAGGCCTGGAATACTGTCAAGCAACCAGCCTTATGATCATTTCATTAGCCACCACACTAGGGCTGCAatttacaattattttcattgtcgactaatccagtggttttcaaagtgttgTCTGGGGATCTCCAGGGTTTTTGAaggagttccagggggtccgcattaaaaaacaatcatttaaaaaaaaaaaaatccaacagcAAAAAGTgacttgacatgaaaaagtttgggaaccactagaTTAATCTaccattattttctttattcatgtctaaaaatatcagaaaatagtgaaaaatgcctatTATATTTTACAAGAGCCCAAGGGTggcgtcttcaaatgtcttttgtttgaccaacagtaaaacccaaagatattaagtGAACTATCatatacaacaaaaaaaagcatcaaattctcacattttaaaAGCCACCAGCAAAAGTTTGATTTGAAAACgatcaatcaattatcaaaatagctgctgattcattttctgtcgatcaaccAATCGATTCATCGTTTCAGgtctatatttaaaaaagtgaaagcCGAGATCCACTGCACTTGCCAAACATTTATTGTGTTGAAAAGTGTATGAGtttcacaaatacatttctcttTAAAGAAGCAATAGTTCATCAAAGTGCAACCACATGCCATCAAAACAGCCATGTGTGGGCCTGTGCAGGGTTTCATAGCAGCCCGACACTACAGCAGCTTATATCAGCACTCAGCAACTTCAGCCAGAGAGGAAACAGCCGTGATCTAACAAACTGCAGTCTTTGGCTGCAATGAAAAACCTACAGAGTATTGGGTTATAACGGCACATGCGTGCACAACACAGGGGGCAGATTTATGTGAAAATTAAGtaatctgtaaaagaaaagaaaataagccAATTCAATAACAGTAAATAACTTTTTGGAACGGACACTTTCATTACAAATCTATTGCTTGTTTTTAGTTAGTCATAGCAAGGCTTATAATACTTCAATTTTTTCATTCAAGAAAACTTAACATGTATTTCCACTGAAGAAGAGAACAAAGGGTTAATGCAGATTCCAAATACATAAAATGGGCTGTTTTCATGTTCCTCTTTTTAATTCACATTTGATTTTAAAGCCATGGTGAGATTGTCCCAAACCTTTCTGTTTATAGCAGCTCTTTGATTAGACTGAGGGAATGGGAATCTGGTGCACTGAGGTGCTTTCAAAGTCTTGTAGTGCGTCTTGGTGAGTGTGGTAGTGCATGGCTACGTAAGACTTGGCAAAGGCAAATGTCTGAGAGCTGACAGGCTGCAGGCTGGTGGGCGAGCTGGGCCCTGCAGAGGGACTGctgttgtatatactgtagtagggCTCAATGCGGGTGTTGATGGGTGTAGAGGTGCTCGGTGGGCGAGGTTTGCGCGCACCTGTTACCCTCGGACTACCGGCACAGTCCCTGGAGTGACTAGGCCCGCAAGCCTGGTCTACCAGCCTCCTCTGTGGCTTGGGTGACAGTACATAGGCCGAGTTGGTCTCATGATGGGAGGATTTATTGCGATTGACTTCCAGGCTGCCCTTCCCCATCGCATGCAAACGAGTCTTTTGCTTGCAACAGAGAAAGCCCAGCGCCGCCCACTGCATACAGCACAGCACGCGGCGGCGGAGGCCTGCGCTGTTGCGCGAGTACACAAAGGGGTTGATGCCCGACTTGAGAAAAATAAGCACAAAGCCGCACAGTTCAAACTGGTAATGTGCAAAGTTGCTTTCTGGCGTCAAAACATCCTGTGCCAGCGAAACTCCCATCGgcaagcagcagagcagcacggAGAACACTATGACCACGCAGGTGACGACCGCCTTGGAGTCTTTGGCCGTGGCCAAGTTGACCGTGGACACCAACTGACAGCAGGTGGCTCCTTGGGCGGCCCCTGGTACCAGAGGCTGGCTGGTCTTGTTGACGTAAGAGTGCGTCTGAACGTTCTGCAGCTTGTTGTAAGTCTGGTTGCGGTACAGAGAGGGGCCTTGAACGGCACACTGCATGCTCTCGAAGCCTGCTGCGATGAGAGGCGGTGGGGGCGGAGGGCACGTGGCGTCTACAGTGATGACGGGACATTTCCTCACTTGTGCGTTCTTCCTCAGCGTCTGAGCGATCATCAGATAGGACACCGACACCACGGCTACGCAAAAGGCAAAGTCTGCCAGGTAGACGTACAACACGACCCTGGCCTGTCCGCCTCCCAGGCCAAAGTGGGGCAAGCAGGGTCCATCTCTACGCGGGTACGCTCGCATGGTGAGCAGGGCGGCCATGGTGAAGCTGGACGTCCACAGCAGGGCGGTGAGGGCCAGCGTGCACGGGAAGGACGCGGTACGGTTGGGCTGCTGCCCCAAAACCATGCGCAGCCTGTGCAAAGCGATGACGGCCACCGTCTCCAGGGACATGATGATGAAGCCCGAGCTGGTCAAGTGGAAGGCGAAGCAGAAGCTTTTTGACACGCCGTCGCCTCCGCCCGCGTCCAGGAAGAGCACCAGCGCGAACATGGGAGCGGTCACGCAGCAGATGAACAAGTCGCAGAAGGACAGGTTGAGGATCATGAAGTCAAAGTTGGTGCGGAACTTGCGAAACACGGGGTCAAAGAAGGACAGGAACACCACGAGGTTGCCGTACGAGCCCAGGCAGAAGATgaagacaaggaggagggagcaAAAGGTCAAGGTGGCGGTGTGGATCACGGCCCACCCCGAGGGGGTCTGCGTGCCCATGGTGCCATTGAAGCTCTGCTGTCTCGGCACATCCACCAGGTCTGATGGCGTAACAACAGTGGTGTTCATTGTATTATTAACAATTTATAAGGATCCCACAGTCATCAATTTCAGCATTATTCCTCTATATGGACGGAGTGCATGATGATCAcagtgtctgctgctgctcgcGCCATTGCTGCCACCTTGGTAGAGTGCTACAAAGGATACAAAGTCACATATTAACTATTATATTGTGCAGTAGAtcacatttaatacatttatagtCGATGAAAAGGAACAATAATGTATAGATGAGTGTAAATagacacatttttaataatgatGCACTATAGGCCTACATGTTAGACACAAGCTACAGTATGCTATAACTATGCACCACTGCATTTGGCCAATtatacctcacacacacacacacacacacacacacagagagagagagagagagagagagagagagagagagagagaggaaatatgtGCACATCACTGTTTTCCTATCCTATTTTTCCTTTGTATCTACATTTAAATGACTTGGATAATctataaaatgataaatataacCTACCATCTGTAATCGATCGTGcgtccatcatcatcatcaccatcaccatcatcctcctcatcatcatttgATACAGCCCATCTTGATTTTAAAGCATAGTAAGTGAACGCACCGCGGTTTTTAAGAAGAATACGACAAAATCATCCAAAACAGAGCAAACACTGCCATCAAATAGCCTTATGCGTctgtattatattgtttttaaagcGTCTACAGCACAAATAGATGATAGCATGTTGGTTTTCTTGTCGGTGGATCCATTCAGGAGCGACGGCCGCTGGACGTGCACTGAAAAATGAGTATGAAGTCACTGCCTACGTATCTGGGCATGATGAGCATATAACCACTGCATTCGAGTAGTCacatctgtaatgttaaaaactCACCCCGCTTCTCCGTGTTTATAAGAATCTAACGGTGAGAAATGGCGTTATTATTTCCCCATAAAGTCACAAGATGTGAAAGAGACCGTTTACACCATATTCTGACGCTATCCCCGCAGCATCCGGGGGtttcaccatggcaacacaaATGGTGGTCCATATAGTATTAAAAAAAGGATTGGgtaaattacaatttttttttttttttttatcatatgagattattattattacacattggtaaaaaaattaaacaaatttatattttttttaatttttccccCTCCTTTTTTTCACTGCCGTCCTTGAGAAACAGCAGCTTAACAACGTCGTTGCTAGGCGACACGCGCATCACTGATGATTCTCTGTGAATGTTTCTTCAGTTGAATTGAATTCATAGAGACTGTATATGACTGaattaaaggtccaatattgtgctcattttcaggttcatacttgtattttgtgtttctactagaacatgtttacatgctctaatgttaaaaaaacaactttgttttcctcatactaactgcctgaatatgcctgtatttaccctctgtctgaaacgctccgttttagcacagataataatgcactatactcacttttttaatagtcgtgtatcacagctgttaccctgcactatattcagttttaacagtttgcttcatctccttgtatttttatatttggtatatttttttgtactttgcactactaacttttttcctgcctttttactaacatgttttgcactatggaactgtgatactggaaacttgaatttcccttgggatcaatgaagttactatctatctatctatctgtctatctatctattttgaaggatttgcaacagaattgcattgctagacaacagcttgggtccatgtgtacttcctgtcagctgatgacattcacataaactgcaaccaggaaataaactgggacacatttagaatgtttacgtttaaaattgtgtcatgggtctaaatattgtatattcgtgacatcacgaatgggcagaaatcctgacagcttgtttcaaatgcagagtttctgaatacaagctgtgtgtatttccctgtggattgagtgtttcgatactttcacagtatttatataggacttaagcctgttttataataaaaaaacatgaaaatctcaagTTTTTATATATGGgatttataatatgggacctttaaagcaggGGCAGTAATCAACATGTGTCATGGagatatgtttttatgctaatcattaaaaacatctggaaaaaaatgatgAATTTGGAGTTGCCCTAAGTCAGTGTTTGTCAAGGTGGGGGTCTGGGTACTCTCAGGGGTCcatggcactctgtcagggagtccgcaaaataatttgctattaaagcagcagtgggtagaaatggagaaaatatgatggaccatttgtgccaataaaacaGGCATGCTGTGTCCATTACTctcacccacgttagctttgggccaacagaaactctgatatgattgtgacacacagcaataagttcattatttttaagttgacgcacttactgaaagtcagctttagactggtaattataaatatctggatttattaggactatgccagccttgctactgttcattttctgaaagcttttaagatcagtTACTTGAAATGTTGgctaaatgctgtcaagttgagccaaaatgcaatttgaataaaatcaccctctgtttaaaaggtatagaagtggtattaacattcaatatcattgcaaatttccccactgtgggactcaTAAAGGTTCCTCTCTTCTTATcctaacatgattcaaattaaaatgttttcaaaatgtgttGAGCATGTCttaagtatttaggttgaaaagttttagaatacaaattgTTCCAACGGCATccaagagtacaaatggtagtaagctaAATCAGTGTTACGATTAAGAGGGGGtctttggaaaatgttctcccctgtagTGGGGTTCCTGGCTCAAAGACGTTTGAGGACCCCTGCTCTATgcacatataaaaaatattgagacAATttcaattaaaagaaaaaaaaattaaatgcagtTTTTGTTACAAACGATTTATTGACATCTCATTCAATAAGCAAACAgtacatctaaaaaaaaaaaaaaataaatcactgcaGTTTTGGCACTACACTATACATAAGTGAGGTACTAAATGTGTCAATGCTTGGACTGATTTCAAGTCATCAGGGGAAAGCGAACCAAAATCTTAGTGGGTTTTAGAAAAAGGTAAATAATACCGGGGATACGAGAGAAGTCACGATTATGGACAGGCGGTTTGGTTATTTTCGAGACACACGAAATGGTAATCAAACGGTTCTCACAGCAAACGCATCACACAGCACAGCAGTGGGGAGCTTGCCCTCTCCCTTTCTTTTGCAAGAGTAGACGACAACAGGCTCCAATGCTAAAAGCTCAGCCATCTACTTTATCTCGACAATACCTtctatggcaaaaaaaaaaattaaacttagcacttcaaaaaataaataaataaatatgtttgtgcATATTTGCTATACCATGATTTACACATGCACGATGCATATAATCATATATAGATCAAACAGCCACACAAACATTGTGTGTTGCAGGTTTAAGTCTAATCTAAAGAGACCATTGCTCAATAGTCAGTTCTCTGTGGCTTGTAACAAACACTTCGCTATTGGGAGATAGCAAAGAGAATGTCCTACACTGGACATTGTGTTGGCTCAGAGTTGATACTTGGGACAGAATCCTGAGAAATGTGTGGGACAGTGGCTGATGTCTTCAAGCATCCCATAAAACGCGCACACGCATACACCcgtgcacatgcacacaaacaaacccaaaaaaaggaagaaataaaatCTGTACAGTAATGTTACAAACTGCAGGTCATTCATCCCTGCTATGATTGATCCTTAAATATTAAGTATAGTAGAAATGTAAATGAGCTAAATACATGAGTACACAACTTTTCaatccttctgtgtgtgccACAACTCGGTTGCTTTGTGTGTCACTCTTCTTCCAGGGTGTCTTTCATCGGACGAGAGCTGGAGCATCCTCCCCAATGCAGGCTGGTTTATCTGTACCGTCTGGAGTCGTCCCAAACTGATACAACTgaatcaaaaaacaaacatgattattacacggctgtgttgaatactaacagactgttgctatgggcgcagttctgatgtcggactctggcggacctttttttgtgtcaaaatattgatttcttcagtaagtagccgtgtaataagcgggataatgtacagcgagccggtcattgttgtgaaagaatccccttcagggcgatgagagagcCCTCCGTGtcgcagcatcgccctgtcgggggttctttcacaacaatgaccggctcgctgtacattatcccttacttgtttgACTGTAAAAAGGCCGTATTTAGTAATGAATAATAATCAAGTTGTGTCTTTTGGATGCGTAATATTTGTGTTTCACGAACAGTGTGGTGTTAAAATGCTTTACCAGGTTTTAGGCATAGTAACAGGGGGAGACCAGCAAGTCAGTCAGGACCAGCAGCTGGTCATCTGTGAACTGCTGCTTATGTTGCTGCCAGTTGTCGTGGTGAGTCCGTCGGAAGTTTGACAGAGTTTTCTTCACAGTCATCTggaaaaccacaaacacaaaaatgatggctattttttccattttttattcagtgaatataaatatatatatatattctaactGTAAATAATTGACATTGCACAGGTTTTGTTGACAGCAAGAGCTAGACAATTGGGGATAAAAAAAGAGGTTGAAAAATAATTCCACTGCAACAGTATAAAGTGATAAGTACACATACTTCAATGGGTTGTGTGTCATTCAGGTGAGCACTCAGGTCCATTAACAGCTGGGGCATCCAGGTGGGCACATCATACGGGCTGGAGAGAATACAAGCACTCAACCCGAGAACACCTGCATGGCGCCGCATAAGGTCTACAAAAAACAACA carries:
- the gpr75 gene encoding probable G-protein coupled receptor 75, with the translated sequence MNTTVVTPSDLVDVPRQQSFNGTMGTQTPSGWAVIHTATLTFCSLLLVFIFCLGSYGNLVVFLSFFDPVFRKFRTNFDFMILNLSFCDLFICCVTAPMFALVLFLDAGGGDGVSKSFCFAFHLTSSGFIIMSLETVAVIALHRLRMVLGQQPNRTASFPCTLALTALLWTSSFTMAALLTMRAYPRRDGPCLPHFGLGGGQARVVLYVYLADFAFCVAVVSVSYLMIAQTLRKNAQVRKCPVITVDATCPPPPPPLIAAGFESMQCAVQGPSLYRNQTYNKLQNVQTHSYVNKTSQPLVPGAAQGATCCQLVSTVNLATAKDSKAVVTCVVIVFSVLLCCLPMGVSLAQDVLTPESNFAHYQFELCGFVLIFLKSGINPFVYSRNSAGLRRRVLCCMQWAALGFLCCKQKTRLHAMGKGSLEVNRNKSSHHETNSAYVLSPKPQRRLVDQACGPSHSRDCAGSPRVTGARKPRPPSTSTPINTRIEPYYSIYNSSPSAGPSSPTSLQPVSSQTFAFAKSYVAMHYHTHQDALQDFESTSVHQIPIPSV